The following are encoded together in the Verrucomicrobiia bacterium genome:
- a CDS encoding heavy metal-binding domain-containing protein → MPHCCHGDSGAEKKPGAGYTCPMHPEIEQKRPGACPKCGMALEPKEIPAGSPAYTCPMHPEIARSSPGVCPKCGMALELKASGGEMEEKNTELESMARRFGISLLLTLPLLAGAMGGMLPFLSPLMHASWFPWIQFLLATPVIAWGGWPFFERAALSLRHRSLNMFTLIAMGTGAAYLFSAAAVLCPGIFPSSFHGEDGHIEVYFEVAAAITVLVLLGQILELRARSQTS, encoded by the coding sequence ATGCCTCATTGCTGTCACGGCGATTCAGGCGCGGAAAAGAAACCGGGCGCCGGTTATACCTGCCCCATGCACCCGGAAATCGAACAGAAGCGTCCGGGAGCGTGTCCCAAATGCGGCATGGCGCTCGAGCCCAAAGAAATTCCCGCGGGCTCGCCCGCTTACACTTGCCCGATGCACCCCGAGATCGCCCGCTCTTCCCCCGGCGTTTGTCCGAAATGCGGCATGGCCTTGGAACTTAAGGCCTCCGGCGGAGAAATGGAGGAAAAAAATACCGAGCTGGAAAGCATGGCGCGGCGTTTTGGAATCAGCCTTCTTCTGACGCTGCCGTTATTGGCCGGCGCCATGGGAGGCATGCTGCCGTTCCTTTCACCGTTGATGCACGCCTCCTGGTTCCCGTGGATCCAGTTCTTACTCGCCACCCCGGTCATTGCCTGGGGCGGCTGGCCCTTTTTCGAGCGCGCGGCCCTGTCGCTCAGGCACCGCAGCCTCAACATGTTCACCTTGATTGCCATGGGCACGGGTGCGGCTTACCTTTTCAGCGCAGCGGCCGTGCTTTGCCCCGGCATTTTTCCTTCGTCGTTCCACGGCGAAGATGGACACATCGAAGTTTATTTCGAAGTCGCCGCGGCCATTACCGTGCTGGTCCTTCTGGGTCAGATCTTGGAACTCCGCGCGCGCAGCCAGACAAGC
- a CDS encoding CusA/CzcA family heavy metal efflux RND transporter, whose amino-acid sequence MIEKIIAFSARNKFLVLILTGVALFSAVWCVRSIRLDALPDLSDTQVIVYSKWDRSPDILEDQVTYPIVAAMLGTPKVKAVRGFSDFGYSYVYVIFEDGTDLYWARSRVLEYLSKILPRLPEGVKTELGPDATSVGWVYQYALVDRSGKQNLGDLRSLQDWYLRYALQSVPGVAEVASVGGYEKQYQVLVNPDRLQSYNISLMEVVDAVRKSNSETGARLIEFSGFEFMVRARGYIKSKHDLESIVVRMGDDRMTPVLLKHVASVRWGPEIRRGVTDLDGQGDTVGGIVVMRHGENALHVIQRVKEKMEELKSSLPPGVEVVETYDRSELIKESIHTLKHTLGEEMVIVSLVILIFLWHIPSAIVPIATIPISVLLAFIPMYFLGLTSNIMSLAGIAISIGILVDGAIVEVENAYKKLQLWDAGGRKGDYHEVRLRALQEVGPSVFFSLLVIAAAFMPIFTLVDQEGRLFRPLAMSKNLAMALAAVLAVTLDPAMRMLFTRMDPYVFRPRWLAGLANRVLVGRYYPEEKHPVSRALFRVYEPAVHWVLRHPKKTVLAALLLVAVTVPVYFRLGSEFMPPLNEGSILYMPTAFPGMSVTEAERVLQIQGRILKSFPEVERVFGKAGRAETSTDPAPFSMVETTVLLKPKSEWRKVPREIPGWVPSPLAESLRKILPERRISYEELVHHMDAGLRLPGIPNIWTMPIRNRIDMLSTGIRTPVGIKIMGPDLTQIQQIGEELEKTLGGVRGVRSAYSERVAGGYFLDINLKREHLAHFGLTVADAESMVMTAVGGETATTVIDGRARYPVLVRYLSDFRDNLPALKRILISMPDGKKVPLSLLADIRKVEGPGMIRNENGMLAGYVYIDIAGRDVGGFVKEAKDIVQRGVSLPSGYHLVWSGQYENMQRVRERLKVVLPFTLFLIALLLYMNTKSAVKTGIVLLAVPFSLVGAVWLLYILGYNVSIAVWVGMIALMGLDAETGVFMLLYLDLAYNDAVREGRMNSKSDLDEAIVHGAVKRVRPKIMTVMAALVGLLPIMGSDGTGADMMKRVAAPMVGGLISSFILELLVYPALFSLWKSRALSENARHKKAGVEE is encoded by the coding sequence ATGATCGAGAAAATTATTGCCTTTTCAGCCCGCAATAAATTCCTGGTGCTGATTCTCACCGGCGTCGCGCTTTTTTCGGCGGTGTGGTGCGTACGCAGCATCCGGCTGGACGCGCTCCCCGATCTTTCCGACACGCAGGTGATCGTCTATTCCAAGTGGGACCGCAGCCCCGACATCCTGGAAGACCAGGTCACCTACCCCATTGTGGCCGCAATGCTGGGAACGCCAAAGGTGAAAGCCGTGCGCGGCTTTTCCGATTTCGGCTATTCGTACGTCTACGTCATCTTCGAAGACGGCACGGACCTTTACTGGGCGCGCAGCCGCGTGCTCGAATACCTGAGCAAGATCCTTCCCCGCCTTCCCGAAGGCGTGAAAACAGAGCTGGGCCCGGACGCGACAAGCGTGGGCTGGGTCTACCAGTACGCGCTGGTCGACCGTTCCGGAAAGCAAAATCTCGGCGACCTGCGCTCATTGCAGGATTGGTATCTCCGGTACGCGCTGCAATCCGTGCCCGGTGTCGCGGAAGTGGCAAGCGTCGGCGGTTATGAAAAGCAATACCAGGTCCTCGTCAATCCGGACCGGCTTCAATCTTACAACATTTCGCTCATGGAAGTGGTTGATGCCGTGCGCAAGAGCAACAGCGAAACCGGAGCGCGCCTCATCGAATTTTCCGGATTCGAGTTCATGGTCCGCGCGCGCGGCTACATCAAATCCAAGCACGACCTCGAAAGTATCGTCGTGCGGATGGGCGACGACCGCATGACGCCGGTGCTGCTCAAGCACGTGGCAAGCGTGCGCTGGGGTCCCGAAATACGGCGAGGCGTCACCGACCTCGACGGACAGGGCGACACCGTGGGCGGTATCGTGGTGATGCGCCACGGCGAAAATGCGCTGCACGTTATCCAGCGCGTGAAGGAGAAAATGGAGGAGCTCAAATCGAGCCTTCCCCCAGGCGTCGAGGTCGTTGAAACCTACGACCGCTCGGAGCTGATCAAGGAATCGATCCATACGCTCAAGCACACGCTCGGCGAGGAAATGGTGATCGTAAGCCTGGTGATCCTCATCTTCCTCTGGCACATCCCTTCGGCCATAGTGCCGATCGCGACCATTCCCATTTCCGTGCTGCTGGCTTTCATCCCGATGTATTTTCTCGGGCTCACCTCGAACATCATGTCGCTCGCGGGCATCGCGATTTCCATCGGTATCCTCGTCGACGGCGCCATCGTCGAGGTGGAAAACGCTTATAAAAAACTGCAGCTCTGGGATGCGGGCGGGCGCAAAGGCGATTATCACGAAGTGCGCCTGCGCGCGCTGCAGGAAGTGGGCCCGTCGGTTTTCTTTTCGCTGCTGGTGATTGCCGCGGCGTTCATGCCCATCTTCACGCTCGTCGACCAGGAAGGCCGCCTGTTCCGGCCTCTGGCCATGAGCAAAAATCTCGCCATGGCCCTTGCCGCTGTGCTCGCGGTCACGCTCGACCCCGCCATGCGCATGTTGTTTACGCGCATGGATCCCTACGTCTTCCGCCCGCGCTGGCTGGCGGGGCTTGCTAACCGGGTCCTGGTCGGCCGCTACTATCCGGAGGAAAAGCATCCCGTGAGCCGCGCGCTTTTCCGCGTGTACGAGCCCGCGGTGCATTGGGTGCTGCGCCACCCGAAAAAAACCGTTCTTGCGGCCCTGCTGCTTGTCGCCGTCACGGTGCCGGTTTATTTCCGGCTAGGCTCGGAGTTCATGCCTCCGCTCAATGAAGGCTCCATCCTTTACATGCCCACCGCCTTCCCCGGCATGTCGGTAACCGAGGCGGAGCGGGTCCTGCAGATTCAGGGCAGGATCCTGAAAAGTTTTCCCGAGGTCGAACGCGTGTTCGGCAAAGCAGGACGGGCGGAAACGTCTACCGACCCTGCGCCGTTTTCCATGGTGGAGACGACCGTGCTTCTGAAGCCGAAAAGCGAGTGGCGCAAAGTGCCGCGCGAAATTCCCGGCTGGGTGCCGTCACCGCTGGCGGAATCGCTCCGGAAAATCCTTCCGGAACGGCGCATCAGCTACGAAGAACTGGTGCATCACATGGATGCCGGACTCCGCCTGCCGGGCATTCCCAACATCTGGACCATGCCGATCCGCAACCGCATCGACATGCTGTCCACCGGCATCCGCACGCCTGTCGGCATCAAGATCATGGGGCCGGATCTAACCCAAATCCAGCAAATCGGCGAGGAGCTCGAGAAAACACTCGGCGGCGTGCGCGGCGTGCGAAGCGCTTACAGCGAGCGCGTGGCCGGCGGGTACTTTCTCGACATCAACCTGAAGCGCGAGCATCTCGCGCATTTCGGGCTGACCGTGGCAGACGCGGAATCGATGGTCATGACCGCCGTCGGCGGCGAGACGGCAACAACCGTGATCGACGGCCGCGCGCGTTATCCGGTCCTCGTCCGTTATCTCAGCGATTTCCGCGACAACCTGCCCGCGCTGAAGAGGATCCTGATCTCCATGCCGGACGGGAAGAAAGTCCCGCTGTCGCTCCTTGCCGACATCCGGAAAGTCGAGGGGCCGGGCATGATCCGCAATGAGAACGGCATGCTCGCGGGTTATGTCTACATCGACATCGCGGGCCGTGACGTCGGCGGCTTCGTGAAAGAAGCCAAGGACATTGTGCAGCGCGGCGTTTCCCTGCCGTCGGGCTATCACCTTGTTTGGAGCGGGCAGTACGAAAACATGCAGCGCGTCCGGGAGCGGCTGAAGGTCGTTTTGCCGTTCACGCTGTTCCTGATCGCGCTGCTGCTTTACATGAATACCAAATCCGCGGTGAAGACGGGCATTGTACTGCTTGCCGTGCCGTTTTCCCTCGTCGGCGCCGTATGGCTCCTTTATATTTTGGGCTACAATGTTTCAATCGCGGTCTGGGTGGGCATGATCGCGCTCATGGGGCTTGATGCGGAAACAGGCGTCTTCATGCTGCTCTATCTCGATCTGGCCTACAATGACGCCGTGCGCGAAGGCCGGATGAATTCCAAAAGCGATTTGGACGAGGCCATTGTCCATGGCGCGGTCAAGCGCGTGCGGCCGAAAATCATGACGGTCATGGCTGCGCTTGTAGGCCTGCTTCCGATCATGGGCTCGGACGGCACGGGTGCCGATATGATGAAACGGGTTGCCGCGCCCATGGTCGGCGGGCTTATCAGCTCTTTCATTTTAGAGCTCCTGGTTTATCCCGCGCTTTTCTCCTTGTGGAAAAGCCGGGCGCTTTCGGAAAACGCTCGTCACAAAAAAGCCGGCGTTGAAGAATAA
- a CDS encoding efflux RND transporter periplasmic adaptor subunit: MKFLVAFLMVSFAFLPFPSAGLAEEHAHAGHDHAAPASDYYQCSMHPWIVSDKPGKCPICGMPLVHVTETSNEGLINGRAAVQISPARQQLIGVTKDKAQIKPLVYSVHTVGHAAYNPDVATAFTEYREAYVAFRKSRVNTTEKIRDRAEKLMELAELKLRLAGLSDEQFKQIRDTSFDPKILASIYSPATLELPQGHGWVDADLYESDSELVRPGQHVMMASPALPGKVFEGVVRTTDPILNEFPRKLRVRIDTDKGDALKAGMAVDMRIEVELGDKLVVPEEAVLDSGFSKVVFVGQGEDRIEPRQVMTGMEGDGYVEILDGLKEGETVVTSAAFLIDSESRLRAAAQGFTAGKTTEAAPASGHRHPQ; encoded by the coding sequence ATGAAGTTTCTCGTCGCGTTTCTGATGGTATCTTTCGCGTTTCTGCCTTTCCCGTCCGCGGGCCTGGCGGAGGAGCACGCCCACGCCGGACACGATCACGCCGCGCCAGCTTCCGATTATTACCAATGCTCGATGCATCCCTGGATCGTCTCGGACAAGCCGGGCAAATGCCCCATCTGCGGGATGCCGCTCGTACACGTCACGGAAACGTCGAATGAAGGGCTCATCAACGGCCGTGCCGCCGTGCAGATCAGTCCCGCGCGCCAGCAGCTGATCGGCGTCACCAAGGATAAGGCGCAGATCAAGCCGCTTGTTTACAGCGTGCATACCGTGGGGCATGCGGCCTACAATCCCGACGTGGCCACGGCCTTCACCGAGTATCGCGAGGCCTACGTCGCTTTCCGGAAATCACGCGTGAACACCACGGAAAAAATCAGGGACCGCGCGGAGAAGCTCATGGAACTGGCCGAGCTCAAGCTGCGCCTGGCCGGGCTCAGCGACGAACAATTCAAGCAGATCCGGGATACGAGCTTCGATCCGAAAATCCTCGCAAGCATCTACTCTCCGGCGACGCTCGAGCTTCCGCAAGGCCATGGGTGGGTGGACGCGGACCTTTACGAATCGGATTCCGAACTCGTCAGGCCCGGGCAGCATGTCATGATGGCCTCCCCTGCGCTTCCCGGGAAAGTTTTCGAAGGCGTGGTCCGGACGACCGATCCCATCCTGAACGAATTTCCCCGCAAACTTCGCGTGCGCATCGATACCGATAAGGGCGACGCTTTGAAGGCCGGCATGGCGGTGGACATGCGTATCGAGGTCGAGCTCGGGGACAAGCTCGTCGTTCCCGAAGAGGCCGTCCTCGATTCCGGTTTTTCGAAGGTCGTTTTCGTGGGCCAGGGCGAAGACCGCATCGAACCGCGGCAGGTCATGACCGGCATGGAAGGCGACGGCTACGTGGAAATCCTCGACGGGCTCAAAGAAGGCGAGACCGTCGTCACTTCCGCCGCTTTTCTCATCGATTCCGAATCCCGGCTCCGCGCGGCGGCGCAGGGCTTTACGGCCGGCAAAACAACGGAGGCGGCGCCCGCGAGCGGGCACCGGCATCCGCAATGA
- a CDS encoding HTTM domain-containing protein, with the protein MRSKLQNIFGCDLRSLALFRMVLGLLLIADLAVRLPDIVSFYTDAGLLPRAAAMASALPAGRLSFYFLNGSTGYALVLFGISALAALALAAGLFTRAAAAVSWLMLMSLHNRNILVDNASSEFLRLLLFWSLFLPMGERFSVDRFLKPAPGGPQQRETSAATAALLVQVACVYFFTGLMKAEYEGWHTGASLVLGIADEQNSTPLAMMFLQHPALVAALGRGVLFLELAGPVLLFFPIKNLFFRAAALAGFLAMQAGIALTLNVGLFPAISMAAFLPFLPSEFWEALGGSSHAKEARRGPTWLARNFLAGICLVYVLVYNLQSVKALHFRVPKPLQIFGHAAGLTQEWGMFAQLRGNLNWFVAWGRLENGQEMDLWKNRPVSWEKPTLIAPTYRNEQWRKYLNTTTKYYPRQLRYFTADACRAWDAKHGEGEKLREAALYFLTRLRRPDGTYAPVKKLLLWKSPCSWDLGPRPGEMSEREKGGKLSALGEVKDGVRDGEWTFWYPDGGMKEHGYYQKGLQTGFWQSWYQDAAPQEERYYNEGKAQGRWNRWPPQGGRPASTCYDKGREVTCPG; encoded by the coding sequence ATGCGATCCAAGCTCCAAAATATTTTCGGATGCGACCTCCGCTCCCTCGCGCTTTTCCGCATGGTCCTCGGCCTCCTTCTCATCGCCGATCTGGCGGTGCGTCTTCCGGACATCGTTTCCTTTTATACGGATGCCGGACTGCTCCCGCGCGCCGCGGCCATGGCTTCGGCCCTGCCCGCGGGCCGGCTTTCGTTTTATTTTTTGAACGGCAGCACGGGCTATGCGCTTGTTCTATTCGGAATTTCCGCCTTGGCCGCGCTGGCTCTTGCCGCCGGACTTTTTACGCGCGCCGCGGCCGCGGTCTCATGGCTGATGCTCATGTCCCTGCACAACCGCAACATCCTCGTCGACAACGCGTCGAGCGAGTTCCTGCGGCTGCTTCTTTTCTGGTCTCTCTTCCTGCCGATGGGGGAACGTTTCAGCGTGGACCGCTTCCTGAAGCCCGCGCCCGGCGGGCCGCAGCAGCGTGAGACTTCCGCGGCCACGGCCGCGCTGCTCGTGCAGGTGGCCTGTGTTTATTTTTTTACCGGCCTGATGAAAGCCGAGTACGAGGGCTGGCACACCGGCGCCTCGCTTGTTCTGGGCATCGCGGACGAACAGAACAGCACGCCTCTGGCGATGATGTTCCTGCAGCATCCGGCGCTCGTGGCCGCGCTCGGCCGCGGGGTGCTGTTTCTCGAGCTCGCGGGCCCTGTCCTTCTTTTCTTTCCCATAAAAAATTTATTTTTCCGCGCCGCGGCGCTCGCAGGCTTCCTGGCCATGCAGGCCGGCATCGCGCTCACGCTGAACGTCGGGCTTTTCCCCGCGATTTCCATGGCGGCCTTCCTTCCTTTCCTTCCCTCCGAGTTCTGGGAAGCACTGGGCGGCTCTTCGCATGCGAAGGAAGCACGGCGCGGCCCAACCTGGCTGGCCCGCAATTTCCTCGCGGGAATTTGCCTGGTTTACGTGCTCGTCTACAACCTGCAGAGCGTGAAGGCGCTGCATTTCCGCGTGCCGAAACCGCTGCAGATTTTCGGCCATGCGGCAGGGCTCACCCAGGAATGGGGCATGTTCGCGCAGCTGCGCGGCAACCTCAACTGGTTCGTGGCCTGGGGCCGCCTCGAAAACGGGCAGGAGATGGATTTGTGGAAAAACCGGCCGGTGAGCTGGGAAAAGCCGACCCTCATCGCTCCCACGTACCGCAACGAACAGTGGCGCAAATACCTGAACACCACGACGAAATATTATCCCCGGCAGCTGCGCTACTTCACCGCGGATGCCTGCCGCGCCTGGGACGCGAAACATGGGGAAGGGGAAAAGCTCCGCGAAGCCGCGCTTTATTTTTTGACGCGTCTGCGCCGGCCCGACGGCACTTACGCGCCCGTGAAAAAACTCCTCCTGTGGAAATCTCCGTGCTCCTGGGATCTTGGGCCGCGGCCGGGAGAAATGTCCGAACGCGAAAAAGGCGGGAAGCTGTCGGCCCTCGGCGAAGTCAAAGACGGCGTGCGCGACGGAGAATGGACGTTCTGGTATCCGGACGGGGGGATGAAGGAACACGGCTATTACCAGAAAGGCCTTCAAACCGGATTCTGGCAGTCCTGGTACCAGGATGCCGCTCCCCAGGAGGAACGTTACTACAACGAAGGCAAGGCGCAGGGGCGCTGGAACCGCTGGCCGCCGCAGGGCGGCAGGCCGGCCAGCACCTGCTATGACAAAGGCCGCGAAGTCACCTGCCCGGGATGA
- a CDS encoding low affinity iron permease family protein, whose translation MATRVACASGHPTAFLTAVSVVLVWAVTGPLFHFSDTWQLVINTGTTIVTFLMVFLIQNTQNRDNEAIQLKLDELIRSTSGAHNFLLNIEDLTEEELQLIKKRYSELAVKVREELKIGKKDLGNPEIRLSVEKEKAAASKKAKAQKPEK comes from the coding sequence ATGGCCACCCGCGTGGCTTGCGCGAGCGGTCATCCCACGGCTTTTCTGACAGCCGTCTCCGTCGTCCTGGTCTGGGCCGTTACCGGGCCCCTTTTTCACTTCAGCGATACCTGGCAGCTGGTCATCAATACCGGCACCACGATCGTGACCTTCCTCATGGTCTTTCTGATCCAGAACACGCAGAACCGCGACAACGAAGCCATTCAATTGAAGCTGGACGAGCTGATCCGCTCCACGTCCGGCGCCCACAATTTCCTTCTGAATATCGAAGACCTCACGGAAGAAGAGCTCCAGCTCATCAAAAAGCGCTACTCAGAACTCGCCGTAAAAGTCCGCGAGGAACTGAAGATCGGAAAAAAAGACCTCGGCAATCCCGAAATCCGGCTCTCGGTCGAAAAGGAAAAAGCGGCCGCCTCCAAGAAAGCCAAGGCTCAAAAGCCCGAGAAATAA
- a CDS encoding CBS domain-containing protein has translation MKLKELMTTHVQTIEPEATLQEAAEEMRNWDVGALPVCDKANTAIGFITDRDIVVRAIAKGLDPVKTQVKEVMSAEVLSCPASYDLERAVGIMKEKRVRRMIVTDTNNSPIGMISLGDLALHCDKKDLSEKVLEEVSRPGTGKPAYFSGF, from the coding sequence ATGAAACTCAAAGAACTCATGACAACTCACGTTCAGACGATCGAACCGGAGGCCACATTGCAGGAAGCGGCCGAGGAGATGAGAAACTGGGACGTCGGCGCCCTGCCGGTATGCGACAAAGCCAATACGGCAATCGGTTTCATCACGGACCGCGACATCGTGGTTCGAGCCATTGCCAAAGGGCTGGATCCCGTGAAGACCCAGGTCAAAGAAGTGATGAGCGCGGAAGTGCTGAGCTGTCCCGCGAGTTACGATCTCGAACGGGCGGTCGGCATCATGAAGGAGAAAAGAGTGCGGCGCATGATCGTGACCGACACGAACAACAGCCCGATCGGCATGATTTCGCTGGGCGACCTGGCGCTGCACTGCGACAAAAAAGACTTGTCCGAAAAAGTCCTGGAAGAAGTGTCGCGCCCCGGCACGGGAAAGCCTGCTTATTTCTCGGGCTTTTGA